A section of the Acidobacteriota bacterium genome encodes:
- a CDS encoding sigma-70 family RNA polymerase sigma factor encodes MADEGNKPGEDTRQSDEETLIQRIRDGEHDLFYELIRPYERRIYATAFAILRNEADAEDAAQEAVLKAFKHIRQFRAEAKFSTWLTQITLNEARMRKRKQHVHLMEAIVDQQDDHGNYVPRDFADWREIPSETLERKEIREKLTHALSLLGDKYREVFVARDMNALSIEETAKALGISTASVKTRLLRARLMLRDLLSPALDANWSSKLSFAKGNKPW; translated from the coding sequence ATGGCTGACGAGGGCAACAAGCCGGGAGAGGATACCCGGCAATCAGACGAAGAGACGCTGATCCAACGCATCCGGGACGGCGAACACGATCTCTTCTACGAACTGATCCGGCCTTACGAGCGCCGGATCTACGCCACCGCCTTTGCCATTTTACGCAACGAAGCGGACGCTGAAGACGCAGCCCAGGAGGCAGTGCTGAAGGCTTTCAAACATATCCGGCAGTTTCGCGCCGAAGCAAAATTCAGCACCTGGCTGACTCAGATCACGCTCAACGAGGCCCGGATGCGGAAACGCAAGCAGCACGTCCACCTCATGGAAGCGATCGTCGACCAGCAGGACGATCATGGAAATTACGTGCCCCGTGATTTTGCGGACTGGCGCGAGATTCCATCCGAAACATTGGAACGAAAGGAAATCCGGGAAAAACTCACGCATGCGCTCTCTTTACTGGGAGACAAGTATCGCGAAGTGTTCGTGGCCCGCGATATGAATGCGCTGAGCATCGAGGAGACCGCCAAAGCGCTCGGGATTTCAACCGCATCAGTAAAGACCCGTCTGCTGCGGGCACGTCTCATGCTGCGCGACCTGCTCTCCCCGGCGCTGGACGCCAACTGGAGTAGCAAATTGTCATTCGCAAAAGGGAATAAGCCATGGTGA
- a CDS encoding molybdopterin-dependent oxidoreductase, with protein MKSRTDRRKFAAVTRRELLKLTPVLALGAFAIPKFQAPLLKAGLGFSDWASGKLFRPGHLAPTYADSELTPFEKFPINGYDVEDPEVDLEKWTLTVSGAVQKPGEYTLAQIRTLPEVAQNTRHVCVEGWDVIGHFNGVRLSDFLTMIGADPTARFLTVECADDYYESLDMASARHPQSLLCYGMYGQPLTREHGAPLRLSVPTKVGYKQAKYLTDFKVEHVLSKAGYWEDQGYSEFYGL; from the coding sequence ATGAAGTCCCGCACCGACCGAAGGAAATTTGCCGCTGTCACTCGCCGCGAACTCCTGAAACTGACACCCGTCCTGGCCTTGGGCGCATTTGCCATCCCAAAATTCCAAGCACCCCTGCTCAAGGCTGGACTGGGCTTCAGCGACTGGGCCTCCGGCAAGCTCTTCCGCCCGGGCCATTTGGCTCCGACCTATGCAGACTCCGAACTCACTCCGTTCGAGAAGTTCCCCATCAACGGCTACGACGTTGAAGATCCCGAAGTCGATTTGGAGAAATGGACGCTCACCGTCAGTGGAGCCGTCCAGAAGCCGGGTGAATATACCCTGGCGCAAATTAGGACACTCCCCGAGGTAGCGCAGAACACGCGGCACGTTTGCGTGGAAGGCTGGGACGTCATCGGACACTTCAACGGCGTTCGACTCTCTGATTTCCTCACCATGATCGGAGCCGACCCGACTGCTCGCTTTCTCACCGTCGAGTGTGCCGACGATTATTACGAATCCCTCGATATGGCGTCGGCACGTCATCCCCAGTCCTTGCTCTGTTACGGCATGTATGGACAGCCTCTGACCCGCGAACACGGGGCGCCGTTGCGCTTGTCGGTTCCAACCAAGGTCGGCTACAAGCAAGCCAAGTATTTGACCGATTTCAAAGTCGAACACGTGCTCTCCAAAGCAGGGTATTGGGAAGACCAGGGCTATTCGGAGTTCTACGGTCTCTGA
- a CDS encoding DUF2277 domain-containing protein: protein MCRNIKNLFNFDPPVTDEEVRAASLQFVRKISGFNKPSKANELAFQNAIEEIAGVSNRLLRSLETIAPPKNREEEAAKAKARAAERFGA, encoded by the coding sequence ATGTGCAGGAATATCAAGAATCTTTTCAATTTCGATCCGCCCGTGACGGACGAAGAGGTGCGCGCGGCATCGCTGCAGTTTGTCCGAAAGATCAGCGGTTTCAACAAGCCTTCCAAGGCGAACGAGTTGGCATTTCAAAATGCCATCGAGGAGATTGCGGGAGTGTCAAACCGGCTGCTGCGTTCGTTGGAGACCATCGCGCCTCCGAAAAATCGCGAAGAAGAAGCAGCGAAGGCAAAAGCGCGGGCTGCGGAGAGATTCGGGGCATGA
- a CDS encoding serine hydrolase, whose amino-acid sequence MISGILRSIGIEIAVAAILLASVASGQKQAARPVAERLDAYVRSFAESGNFTGVVLVARKGQVLFRQAYGMANYELRVANSPSTRFHIASVSKPFTAIAILQLEEQGRLSVSDPVARFIPDFPNGDKIRLDHLLTHTSGIPNVNDLPDYDLFARSPHTVEQLVAKFSGVQLDFQPGSDYHYSNSNYNLLALILEKITGERYGDYVRRHILEPAGMKDSGHDGDALQLIANAATGYQPAGSIGYEKVPYLDWTNKTGNGSLYSTVDDLYRFDRALNTDTLLKAATRQKYFVEGKGNRFGWFQRKRAGRRVMSANGRSPGFTAVLDRYPDDDVTVIVLSNSYATMSQDPIAPALGAIVFGEQRERPPVFAAARISPGNLAAYAGQYQYGPDYFVPNGKFTLAVDGDALLLELGTFRTPLVPVSATEFLERNFLGRVVFNVGAGKKVESLTYRYAGKDFVARRLEGK is encoded by the coding sequence ATGATCAGTGGAATTCTGCGGAGTATTGGGATCGAAATTGCGGTTGCGGCGATTCTCCTTGCAAGCGTGGCCTCGGGCCAGAAGCAGGCGGCACGCCCGGTAGCGGAACGTCTTGACGCGTATGTCCGTTCCTTTGCTGAGAGCGGTAACTTTACCGGCGTGGTGCTGGTCGCTCGCAAGGGGCAAGTGCTCTTTCGCCAGGCTTACGGGATGGCGAACTACGAGTTGCGGGTCGCGAATTCTCCTTCAACCCGTTTTCATATCGCATCGGTCTCCAAGCCATTCACCGCGATCGCAATCCTCCAACTCGAGGAGCAGGGACGACTCAGCGTAAGCGATCCGGTGGCGCGCTTCATCCCGGATTTCCCCAACGGTGACAAGATTCGTCTGGATCATTTGCTCACGCACACCTCGGGGATTCCGAACGTCAACGATCTTCCCGATTACGATCTGTTCGCGCGCAGTCCGCATACGGTTGAGCAACTGGTTGCGAAGTTCTCGGGAGTGCAGCTCGATTTTCAACCCGGAAGCGATTATCACTACAGCAATTCCAACTACAACCTGCTCGCGCTGATCCTGGAGAAAATTACGGGAGAGCGTTACGGGGACTATGTGCGAAGGCACATTCTAGAGCCAGCGGGAATGAAAGACTCCGGGCACGATGGAGACGCTTTACAGCTGATTGCCAATGCGGCGACGGGCTATCAACCGGCGGGGAGTATTGGCTACGAGAAAGTACCGTATCTCGATTGGACAAACAAAACGGGGAACGGTTCGCTGTACTCCACGGTGGACGATCTCTACCGCTTCGATCGTGCACTCAATACGGACACCTTGCTGAAGGCGGCCACCCGCCAGAAGTATTTTGTCGAGGGTAAGGGGAACCGGTTCGGCTGGTTTCAGCGGAAGCGGGCGGGCCGCCGTGTGATGTCGGCCAATGGCCGCAGTCCCGGCTTCACTGCGGTATTGGATCGCTATCCGGACGATGACGTCACCGTGATTGTGCTCAGCAATAGTTATGCGACGATGTCGCAGGACCCGATCGCGCCTGCCTTGGGAGCGATTGTTTTTGGAGAACAGCGGGAAAGACCCCCGGTCTTCGCGGCGGCGAGGATCTCACCCGGAAACTTGGCCGCTTACGCAGGGCAGTATCAGTATGGGCCAGATTACTTTGTCCCCAACGGCAAGTTCACGCTCGCGGTAGACGGTGATGCCTTGCTTCTGGAACTTGGAACCTTCCGGACGCCACTGGTTCCAGTTTCTGCGACGGAATTCCTCGAGAGAAATTTTCTAGGGCGGGTGGTGTTCAATGTCGGGGCAGGGAAGAAAGTGGAAAGCCTGACCTACCGGTATGCAGGGAAAGATTTCGTGGCGCGACGTTTAGAGGGGAAGTGA
- a CDS encoding zinc ABC transporter substrate-binding protein, which produces MNKAISNAGLLLFVAAVLVAGLISPGTAAAKKLNVVTATTDLAALVQEVGGDKINVEAMAKGYQDPHFVEAKPSFLLKLRQADLLVVVGLQLEIGWLPPLIAQSGNSRIQPGAGGYLDASQFSAILEIPQGSITRAMGDVHPLGNPHYWLDPDNGRRVAKGFAAKFAELDPKDAGYFQQRFQDFDRRLTEAEKKWDADMKPYRGRKVVTYHNSAPNFAKHFGLDVVGFVEPRPGIPPTPSHTFELSNMMKRDHVKVIMVEPYFDRKTPDSIARQTEGTVVEYMPSVGGVKEITNYFQLFDYDIALLVKAFQANP; this is translated from the coding sequence ATGAATAAGGCGATTTCGAACGCTGGATTGTTACTTTTTGTGGCGGCAGTGCTCGTGGCGGGCCTGATTTCTCCAGGCACCGCTGCGGCGAAGAAGCTCAACGTCGTGACGGCTACGACTGATCTGGCGGCGCTGGTCCAGGAAGTCGGCGGTGACAAGATCAACGTGGAAGCGATGGCGAAGGGCTATCAGGATCCGCACTTTGTCGAGGCCAAGCCGAGCTTTCTGTTGAAACTACGACAGGCGGATTTGCTGGTGGTGGTGGGACTGCAATTGGAGATTGGCTGGCTGCCGCCGCTGATTGCGCAGAGCGGCAATTCACGGATTCAACCGGGTGCAGGCGGATATCTGGACGCTTCGCAATTTTCGGCGATCCTGGAAATTCCGCAAGGTTCGATCACGCGCGCGATGGGCGATGTGCATCCGCTCGGGAACCCGCACTACTGGCTCGATCCGGATAATGGACGACGTGTGGCCAAGGGCTTCGCTGCGAAATTTGCGGAACTCGATCCGAAAGATGCGGGCTACTTTCAGCAGCGCTTTCAGGATTTCGACCGCAGGCTGACGGAAGCGGAGAAGAAGTGGGACGCCGATATGAAACCGTATCGGGGACGGAAGGTAGTCACCTATCACAACTCCGCGCCGAACTTTGCCAAACACTTTGGATTGGATGTGGTGGGATTTGTGGAGCCTCGCCCCGGTATTCCTCCGACTCCAAGCCACACTTTTGAATTGAGCAACATGATGAAACGCGATCATGTGAAGGTCATCATGGTGGAACCGTATTTTGATCGTAAGACGCCCGATTCGATTGCACGTCAAACCGAAGGAACGGTAGTGGAATATATGCCGTCGGTAGGTGGAGTGAAAGAGATCACAAACTATTTTCAGCTCTTCGATTACGATATCGCTTTGCTGGTGAAGGCTTTTCAGGCGAATCCGTAG
- a CDS encoding pentapeptide MXKDX repeat protein, protein MKRVIGKLVAMCFLTLSMAAFAQSGDAMKQDEMKHDEMKKDDQMKHDDMKKDKKSKKTKHDKMKKDDMKKDEMKKDDAMKH, encoded by the coding sequence ATGAAGAGAGTAATCGGCAAACTGGTGGCGATGTGTTTCCTGACGTTGTCCATGGCGGCATTCGCACAGTCGGGCGATGCCATGAAGCAAGACGAAATGAAGCACGACGAGATGAAAAAAGACGACCAGATGAAGCACGACGACATGAAGAAGGACAAGAAGTCCAAGAAAACCAAGCACGACAAGATGAAGAAAGACGACATGAAGAAGGATGAAATGAAGAAAGACGACGCGATGAAGCACTAA
- a CDS encoding metal ABC transporter permease yields the protein MDILPFLIWPFIASLILTGIHAYLGVHVVERGVIFVDLALAQIAALGATIAILAGMDPHGRGAYFLSLGFTFLGAGIFAFARTRRGHIPQEAFIGIAYAVASATAILAMSKATGETEHLKDMLVGNILAVSKAEVLKTAVLYGAVGIFHYFFRKKFLLISTDMPKAEASGMNIRLWDFLFYASFGFVVTSSVAIAGVLLVFCYLIVPSVGAMLFADRIGRRLAIGWTMGTLVSALGVYFSVLMDLPTGATIVCTFGGVLILMFFIHLIFFHGDRAHNLEGASSADRTKEGVLARH from the coding sequence ATGGACATACTTCCTTTTTTGATCTGGCCGTTTATTGCCAGTTTGATCCTCACCGGGATCCACGCATATCTGGGCGTACATGTGGTCGAGCGCGGGGTCATTTTTGTTGACCTGGCGTTGGCGCAGATCGCCGCGTTGGGCGCGACCATTGCGATCCTGGCGGGAATGGATCCGCACGGACGCGGCGCCTATTTTCTTAGCCTTGGGTTTACGTTCCTTGGGGCCGGGATTTTTGCGTTCGCACGGACGCGGCGAGGGCACATTCCGCAAGAGGCGTTCATCGGCATCGCGTATGCGGTGGCTTCGGCAACTGCGATCCTAGCCATGAGCAAGGCGACGGGCGAAACCGAGCACCTCAAGGACATGCTGGTCGGCAACATCCTGGCTGTGTCCAAGGCCGAAGTGCTGAAGACGGCGGTGCTCTACGGGGCAGTCGGCATCTTTCATTATTTCTTCCGCAAAAAGTTTCTGCTGATCTCGACCGATATGCCGAAAGCCGAAGCGAGCGGGATGAACATCCGGCTGTGGGACTTTCTGTTCTACGCGTCGTTTGGATTTGTCGTGACTTCGTCGGTGGCGATTGCGGGCGTATTGCTGGTTTTCTGCTATCTGATCGTACCGTCGGTCGGTGCCATGTTGTTCGCTGACAGAATTGGCAGGCGGCTGGCAATCGGATGGACCATGGGTACACTTGTCTCCGCGCTGGGCGTTTATTTCTCAGTGCTGATGGATCTGCCGACGGGCGCGACCATCGTATGCACGTTTGGCGGTGTTCTGATCTTGATGTTCTTTATCCACTTGATATTTTTCCACGGCGATCGGGCCCACAATTTGGAAGGGGCCAGTTCGGCGGATCGTACGAAGGAAGGCGTGCTGGCCCGGCACTGA
- a CDS encoding cytochrome b/b6 domain-containing protein, whose translation MATRALEVEDVKTGKVTEAVYEHHYIVRLTHWVNTVALFVMVGSGLQIFRAFPSLGAKIPQKDLLNWPKSFAIGGWLGGALQWHLTFVWIYMATGLLYLGYQVFSGNYRQVLFGPRDVPGVWPMVRHYFFFGPKPAQKEPYNSLQKHAYTSAIGLGILSVLTGIAVWKPVQFSWLAWLMGGFHLARIWHFLTMWAILAFVFGHLVMVVLHGWGNFVSMLIGWKEDPDYPSSK comes from the coding sequence ATGGCAACCCGCGCGCTGGAAGTCGAGGATGTGAAGACTGGCAAGGTCACCGAAGCTGTCTATGAGCATCACTACATCGTCCGCCTGACCCACTGGGTAAATACGGTCGCGCTCTTCGTGATGGTAGGCAGCGGCCTGCAAATCTTTCGTGCCTTTCCCAGCCTCGGCGCGAAGATCCCACAAAAGGATCTCCTCAACTGGCCAAAGTCGTTTGCGATCGGCGGATGGCTGGGTGGCGCCTTGCAATGGCATCTGACCTTTGTGTGGATCTACATGGCAACTGGTCTGCTGTATCTCGGGTACCAGGTCTTCAGCGGAAACTATCGTCAAGTTCTATTTGGACCGCGCGATGTGCCGGGAGTCTGGCCGATGGTTCGCCACTATTTTTTCTTTGGCCCGAAACCCGCACAGAAGGAACCCTACAACTCGCTCCAGAAGCATGCCTACACGTCAGCGATCGGACTCGGCATCCTCTCGGTACTAACTGGAATCGCCGTGTGGAAACCGGTGCAGTTTTCCTGGCTGGCCTGGCTCATGGGCGGATTCCACCTCGCCCGCATATGGCATTTCCTGACCATGTGGGCGATTCTGGCCTTTGTATTCGGCCATCTCGTCATGGTCGTACTTCACGGATGGGGTAACTTCGTCTCCATGCTGATCGGATGGAAAGAAGATCCGGATTATCCCTCCAGCAAGTAA
- a CDS encoding outer membrane beta-barrel protein codes for MRNRLLVFGILFGMGITAASAQIFNRFNFNVGGGYGHALGDVGKVTDASYNGVAGAGWNFSRAFGVKAEYMYYNLSFQNGVKSQQSLPDATGRVHAATLNFFYNVPVQGKVGVYAIGGAGWYQRNLEARTQDLPGGAVCQPAWQLWGIVCKNGLTDGAQVLSGNTVSGGGYNFGGGLTYRLNKSTKVYVEGRYHHANTSDRRTTLFPVTVGLRW; via the coding sequence TTGCGTAACAGACTGCTTGTGTTCGGAATTTTGTTTGGAATGGGAATCACGGCCGCATCGGCGCAAATTTTTAATCGCTTCAATTTCAATGTGGGCGGCGGATACGGTCACGCCCTGGGCGACGTTGGCAAAGTGACCGACGCCTCCTACAACGGGGTAGCGGGCGCGGGATGGAATTTCAGTCGTGCGTTTGGAGTAAAAGCGGAGTACATGTACTACAACCTGTCCTTTCAAAACGGCGTGAAGTCGCAACAGAGCCTGCCGGATGCGACGGGACGTGTGCATGCTGCGACGTTAAACTTTTTCTATAACGTTCCTGTGCAGGGCAAAGTGGGAGTGTATGCAATTGGGGGTGCGGGTTGGTATCAACGGAACCTGGAGGCGCGGACGCAAGACTTGCCGGGAGGCGCCGTTTGTCAGCCTGCGTGGCAGTTGTGGGGCATCGTGTGCAAAAACGGCCTCACCGACGGAGCTCAGGTCCTTTCAGGAAATACCGTGAGCGGTGGGGGGTATAACTTCGGAGGTGGGCTCACCTATCGCTTGAACAAGTCCACCAAAGTTTATGTGGAAGGACGCTACCATCACGCCAATACCAGCGATCGTCGCACAACCCTGTTCCCGGTGACGGTGGGGTTGCGCTGGTAG
- a CDS encoding VOC family protein: protein MNVTVAASLLSAVLLAAPLLFAQSSAPAKPPEFDHDAIHVRDLAKSAEFYEKVIGLEKIAEPFKDGRHVWFRVGDHSQLHVISGATELSAQPIDIHFAFRVQSLADFIARLDKMNVKYRSFKGDDKVTVRPDGVRQIYLQDPDGYWIEVNDGSY, encoded by the coding sequence ATGAATGTCACTGTGGCTGCCTCTCTGCTTTCAGCCGTTCTTCTCGCCGCACCGTTGCTCTTTGCGCAATCCAGCGCGCCCGCGAAACCGCCCGAGTTTGATCACGACGCGATTCACGTCCGCGATCTCGCCAAGAGCGCCGAGTTCTACGAAAAAGTCATCGGCCTCGAAAAAATCGCGGAACCATTCAAGGACGGGCGTCACGTCTGGTTTCGAGTCGGGGACCACAGCCAACTGCACGTTATCAGTGGCGCGACGGAACTGTCAGCGCAGCCGATCGACATTCATTTTGCTTTTCGAGTCCAATCGTTGGCCGACTTCATCGCCCGTCTCGACAAGATGAATGTGAAATATCGCAGTTTCAAGGGAGATGACAAGGTTACCGTCCGGCCCGACGGCGTCCGACAGATTTACCTGCAAGACCCCGATGGCTATTGGATCGAAGTCAACGACGGCAGCTACTAG
- a CDS encoding YtxH domain-containing protein, producing the protein MSDRDSNSFVWFLAGLGIGAVVGVLYAPRSGDETREALLAKAQEGQEKVRHHARKAREQAEDWMERGRDVVTQQKEQLRSAYEASRQAYRDKTSVATEPTSGE; encoded by the coding sequence ATGTCCGATCGTGACAGCAACAGTTTTGTATGGTTCCTGGCAGGCTTGGGTATTGGCGCTGTCGTGGGTGTTCTGTATGCCCCCCGCTCCGGTGACGAGACCCGTGAAGCGTTGCTCGCCAAAGCGCAAGAAGGACAGGAAAAGGTTCGCCATCACGCTCGCAAAGCCCGCGAACAGGCGGAAGACTGGATGGAACGCGGCCGTGACGTCGTCACACAGCAGAAAGAACAACTTCGGTCTGCGTACGAAGCCAGCCGTCAGGCCTATCGCGACAAGACCAGCGTTGCGACCGAACCGACCAGTGGAGAGTAA
- a CDS encoding zf-HC2 domain-containing protein, producing MVMRCQDVWPEISNYLEGEVSPELRAAIEEHIRGCQHCAAVLDGTRNVVQLYGDERMIEVPLGYSQRLHRRLEENMPGRATRRSFMGWMVAAAAAVVTVGAVELASSSALGKRQPRSEHAQSGSAIPPELMVVVSDKGKIFHLAACTFIHDRKNLRSVAARDAQQQGFVPCVRCLRQYLKS from the coding sequence ATGGTGATGCGCTGCCAGGACGTCTGGCCGGAAATTTCGAACTACCTGGAAGGCGAGGTTAGTCCGGAATTGCGCGCCGCCATCGAAGAACACATCCGCGGGTGCCAGCACTGCGCCGCCGTCCTGGATGGCACACGCAACGTAGTCCAACTGTACGGAGATGAACGTATGATCGAAGTGCCCCTGGGCTACAGCCAACGCCTGCACCGCCGTCTGGAGGAAAATATGCCTGGAAGAGCCACAAGAAGGAGCTTCATGGGATGGATGGTCGCGGCCGCAGCCGCCGTGGTCACCGTCGGGGCTGTCGAGTTGGCAAGTTCTTCGGCTCTCGGCAAACGCCAGCCGCGTTCGGAGCACGCGCAGTCCGGGAGCGCCATTCCTCCCGAGTTGATGGTGGTGGTCTCCGACAAAGGAAAGATTTTCCATCTCGCCGCCTGCACGTTTATCCACGATCGGAAAAACCTCCGGAGCGTCGCGGCCCGAGATGCACAGCAGCAGGGCTTCGTCCCCTGTGTTCGATGCCTGCGGCAATACCTCAAGAGCTAA